A portion of the Hoylesella buccalis ATCC 35310 genome contains these proteins:
- a CDS encoding CDC27 family protein: MAEAYNFFDNKEFKDNLKRYEEAHIQGLSIYLDADDFADIAEYYRGKGRINEAHAVLDEAINLFPGSTTLWTVKARITLLEGGDVERAYEYISHVDDKDDVEYTYTLAEIMIIDGKAKQADQLLHRRFERVDDEEREEFKQDVATIYADYEEFDLAKEWFDRLEPNEDNSYKELKGRIALGTGNLEDCENIFQELIDEDPYSTSYWNNLAMLQFLKSNFNDSITSSEFSIAINPDDAEAILTKANGLFSLGNYEEALNYFDRYSKLVPDDLSVVMLKGVTLLHLNKPEEALTHFKKAEKMGRHSDSNLPEIYQEIAFTLSQQGRVEEALAYLDKKEKLPNDNHCDTLLLKGHILLENDYLEKAQEVFQEAIRISDNSPSTFLQIAISVYDCRYVHLAYNLFLSYFKDMGDSCQDGYAYFARCANELGKKKEFAHAVKLACERNPMEAKMVLADLFPEGMSTEEYYPYLLSTNTDERKQK, translated from the coding sequence ATGGCAGAAGCATATAACTTTTTTGATAATAAGGAATTCAAGGATAACCTAAAACGATATGAAGAGGCTCATATCCAGGGACTTTCCATCTATCTGGATGCGGATGATTTTGCCGATATCGCAGAGTATTACCGTGGAAAAGGTCGCATAAACGAAGCGCATGCGGTGTTAGACGAGGCGATAAATCTGTTTCCTGGCTCAACAACCCTATGGACTGTCAAAGCCAGAATAACGCTTTTGGAAGGCGGTGATGTGGAGCGTGCTTACGAATATATCAGTCATGTTGACGACAAGGACGACGTGGAATATACTTATACGTTAGCCGAAATCATGATTATAGATGGAAAAGCAAAGCAGGCAGATCAACTGTTGCACCGTCGATTTGAGCGGGTTGATGATGAGGAGCGGGAGGAATTCAAGCAAGACGTTGCCACTATATACGCAGATTACGAAGAGTTTGACCTCGCCAAAGAGTGGTTCGACCGGCTTGAACCCAATGAAGACAACAGTTATAAAGAACTGAAAGGACGCATTGCATTGGGAACTGGCAACCTTGAAGACTGCGAGAACATCTTCCAAGAGCTGATTGATGAAGACCCTTACTCAACGAGCTACTGGAACAATCTGGCGATGCTGCAATTCTTGAAGAGTAATTTCAACGACTCAATCACCAGCAGCGAGTTCTCCATTGCCATCAACCCCGATGATGCAGAAGCGATTCTTACCAAAGCAAACGGACTCTTCAGTTTGGGCAATTACGAAGAGGCGCTGAATTATTTCGACCGATATAGCAAGCTGGTTCCTGATGATTTGTCGGTAGTGATGCTAAAAGGTGTGACGCTTTTACACCTCAATAAACCAGAAGAAGCACTCACTCACTTCAAGAAAGCAGAGAAGATGGGGCGTCATTCAGATTCCAACTTGCCTGAAATCTATCAGGAAATAGCCTTCACTCTATCACAACAAGGGCGCGTAGAAGAAGCTCTCGCCTACTTGGACAAGAAGGAAAAGCTGCCCAACGACAACCACTGTGATACCTTGCTGCTCAAAGGACATATCCTCTTGGAGAACGATTATCTAGAGAAGGCACAAGAGGTTTTTCAGGAAGCAATTAGAATTTCTGACAATTCACCCAGCACTTTTTTACAGATAGCCATATCCGTTTACGACTGTCGATATGTCCACTTGGCATACAACTTATTCTTATCATATTTCAAAGACATGGGCGACAGCTGCCAAGACGGCTACGCTTACTTCGCTCGCTGTGCCAATGAACTGGGAAAAAAGAAAGAATTTGCCCACGCCGTAAAGCTGGCTTGTGAGAGAAATCCGATGGAAGCGAAAATGGTTTTGGCCGACTTGTTTCCCGAAGGAATGAGTACTGAAGAGTATTATCCCTACCTGCTTTCAACAAATACGGATGAGAGAAAGCAAAAATAA
- a CDS encoding glutamine--tRNA ligase/YqeY domain fusion protein, producing MTVKEDHSTEEKKSLSFVEQLVEDDLAKGKNGGRIQTRFPPEPNGYLHIGHAKAICMDFGIAEKYNGVCNLRFDDTNPSKENNEYVENILHDISWLGFKWGNVYYASDYFEKLWDFAVWMIKQGLAYIDEQTSEEIAQQKGTPTTPGTASPYRDRPIEESLELFNKMNTPEAVEGSMVLRAKLDMANPNMHFRDPIIYRIIHIPHHRTGTKWNAYPMYDFAHGQSDYFEGVTHSICTLEFVPHRPLYDHLVDFLKTMDGSDDNMQDNRPRQIEFNRLNLTYTVMSKRKLHSLVEERLVSGWDDPRMPTLCGMRRRGYSPESIRKFINSIGYTKFDALNDVALLEAAVRDDLNKRACRVSAVLDPVKLVITNYPEGKSEEMEAINNPENEADGTHNITFSRNLWIERGDFMEDAPKKFFRMTPGKEVRLKNAYIVKCTGCTKDEEGNIIEIQAEYDPLSKSGLEGANRKVKGTLHWVSADHCRQAEVREYDRLFFVENPSADERDFHELLNPNSLRVFPNCYVEAYAADKQPGEYLQFQRIGYFMADPDRTDDHLVFNKTVGLKDTWAKVNK from the coding sequence ATGACAGTAAAAGAGGATCATAGCACGGAAGAGAAGAAGAGTTTGAGTTTTGTGGAGCAACTCGTTGAAGACGATCTTGCCAAAGGTAAGAATGGCGGTCGCATTCAAACACGCTTCCCTCCAGAACCCAATGGCTATCTGCATATAGGTCACGCCAAGGCCATTTGCATGGACTTTGGCATCGCCGAAAAATACAACGGAGTGTGCAATCTTCGGTTCGACGACACCAATCCCAGCAAAGAAAACAACGAATATGTGGAGAACATCCTGCATGACATCAGTTGGTTGGGATTCAAATGGGGAAATGTTTATTATGCTTCCGACTATTTTGAGAAGCTTTGGGACTTTGCAGTGTGGATGATTAAGCAAGGACTCGCCTACATTGACGAGCAGACCTCTGAAGAGATTGCACAGCAAAAAGGCACGCCCACCACACCTGGTACGGCCTCACCTTACCGCGACCGACCTATCGAGGAGTCGTTGGAGCTGTTCAACAAGATGAACACTCCTGAGGCTGTGGAAGGCAGCATGGTGCTTCGTGCCAAGTTAGACATGGCCAACCCGAACATGCACTTCCGCGATCCTATCATCTATCGCATCATACACATTCCGCATCACAGGACAGGAACCAAATGGAACGCATACCCCATGTACGACTTCGCCCATGGACAGAGTGACTATTTCGAAGGTGTTACCCACTCTATTTGTACGCTCGAGTTTGTTCCTCACCGCCCATTGTACGACCATCTTGTTGACTTTCTCAAGACGATGGATGGTTCGGATGACAACATGCAGGACAACCGTCCGCGACAGATTGAGTTCAATCGACTGAATCTCACTTACACCGTGATGAGCAAGCGCAAGCTGCACTCACTGGTAGAAGAGCGATTGGTATCAGGATGGGACGACCCTCGTATGCCCACCTTGTGCGGTATGCGTCGCCGTGGCTATTCGCCTGAAAGCATTAGGAAATTCATCAACTCCATTGGTTACACCAAGTTTGACGCCTTGAACGACGTTGCCTTGCTCGAAGCTGCCGTGCGCGATGACCTCAATAAGAGGGCATGCCGAGTGAGTGCAGTACTTGATCCGGTGAAACTGGTCATCACCAACTATCCCGAAGGGAAATCAGAAGAGATGGAAGCCATCAACAATCCGGAGAACGAGGCCGATGGTACACACAACATCACCTTCAGTAGGAATCTCTGGATAGAGCGTGGTGACTTCATGGAGGACGCTCCGAAGAAGTTCTTCCGCATGACCCCAGGCAAGGAAGTTCGATTGAAGAACGCTTACATCGTGAAGTGTACGGGATGCACGAAGGACGAGGAAGGCAACATTATAGAGATACAAGCAGAGTATGACCCACTGAGCAAGAGCGGCTTGGAGGGAGCCAACAGAAAGGTAAAAGGCACCCTACACTGGGTATCTGCCGACCATTGTAGGCAGGCAGAGGTGCGAGAGTACGACCGATTGTTCTTCGTTGAGAACCCTAGTGCAGACGAAAGGGACTTCCACGAACTGCTCAATCCTAACAGTCTGCGCGTGTTCCCGAACTGTTACGTTGAAGCATACGCGGCAGACAAACAGCCGGGAGAGTATCTACAGTTCCAAAGAATCGGCTATTTCATGGCCGATCCGGACAGAACAGACGACCACTTAGTATTCAATAAGACAGTAGGACTGAAAGACACCTGGGCAAAGGTTAACAAATAA
- a CDS encoding transposase family protein: protein MKTEQLLRCIFPEILADYFDVIDIQESISQIDFWLDERNFMEEVDRKSGTVSSYGFTAERVVHDFPLRGKPVYLHVRRRKWRDSSTGEIFSYSYDDLTTEGSKLSPEFVSFLKE from the coding sequence ATGAAGACCGAGCAATTGTTGCGTTGTATCTTTCCAGAGATACTCGCAGATTATTTTGATGTGATAGATATCCAAGAGAGTATTTCCCAGATAGACTTCTGGTTGGATGAGCGTAACTTTATGGAAGAGGTTGACCGCAAGTCCGGCACGGTAAGCAGTTACGGCTTTACCGCCGAACGGGTTGTCCATGACTTTCCCCTTCGTGGCAAGCCCGTTTACCTTCATGTCCGCCGTCGAAAATGGCGTGACAGTTCCACGGGTGAGATATTCAGTTATTCTTACGATGACTTGACAACTGAGGGCAGCAAACTTTCCCCTGAGTTCGTTTCTTTTTTAAAAGAATAG